The genomic window GAaatggagagaagagaaggagaatcaTTTGAAttccaaattaataataaaaatgctaaCACAGGACAACACACTGctgtgttttacttattttaaaaaacattccgACTTCATTTTCCCAAAGGAAGTGTCACGATGACAGTCTAAATGTTGTCCTGAGTCCAAATTTGCTCTCTCCAGGTCTCTACAAACAGATTAGACTGGCTGGGTTCCATTTGGGGAGGCTATTTTTTGTCCAATCCCATGACACATTCTTTCATTTGTGGGAGGGGCTAAGTGACCACTGGAGGAATAAATAGAGCAATTCTGGGTGCTGTCCTCCAGAGTGACTTCCTTGATTCCTGTCACCTACAGGGAAGAGCCAAACACAGCAGCCTCAACATGAAGGTGGTTATGGTCCTCCTGCTTGCTGCCCTCCCCCTTTACTGCTATGCAGGTGAGTTCTGTACAGGGAGGGCTGCCTTTGGACTAGACGTTGTTAACTGGGCCTCCAAGGGTCCCAGCCAATCCCTTAGTGCCAGTCCAGGTGAGCTTCAGTAGAAAGGGCCAGGTTTAATTGACCTACAAATTACCATTAGTTCCAAGAAAGAACTATTTTCTCAGGGTCTTTTCCCCTGCACTGAAACTGTGTTATGTTTTGCTCCCATTCATTGTGCTCCACCATTTATATAGCTACCATGAAAACCAGGATGGATCTTGGGGTTAAATATTAGAATTGAGTATTTCAGGAGAGCATGAAAGGGCAATACTGATGGCACCATGACATTGCAATGCAATGGAGCTTCCTGAAGTAGGCACTCACAGAATCTCTCCACTGTGAGAGGAAGCTGGAGACCTCCCAGGGGAAACCTTAGGCTGCAGTGTGTAACCCAGTGTCCCACATCAGTTCTGGGCCCACTTCACTTATTGCTTACACCAGTGAAGATGGGTTTTAAAAGTGATAGGATTacattcaactaaataaaaaatcctGGAGCTGATGTAAGAATTCATTTAGAGGGATCCAAGCCCTGAGCTCTTTCTTCTCCTGAACAGAGTGATCCACAACAGATTCTTTCATGAGGCTcaaattctctgtatttttttttttttgcttagaaaTAACAGAGTGAATAGAACTAATGGACACTATTGTACTCCTCCTACTTCTGTGGTGCTGGACATCTGTCTGATTGCACTGAATTATAATGTTGAAGTATTATATTAGTAAACTTTTCCTTACTTTACTGAAAAATCCTTGAGACAAGtaggaagaaatttttaaatatgtaaacatttatctattttcatggTTTTGAATGCTCACACTCTAAAATCCAGGAGCTTGTGGGTTTGGCATTTGATGATGGTGGCAGAATTCTTACTCAGACAGTGTCTCATCCTGAGCTCGGAAGCACAGTGAGACCGAAAGCATGCTGtattccgtctctctctctctctccctttaaagtTTTTGCTCCTAGGAGAGAACTGTGGGAGCATTTCAGGCCTTTTGCCTCTGCTGGTACctgcctttgttttttaaaaaagatttatttatttactagaaagtcagagttacacagagaaagaaggagatgcagagacagaggtaggtcttccatctgctggttcactccccaaatgcccacagtggctggagctgtgctgatccagagcaagaaccaggagcatcttcccagtctcccatgtgggtacagggacgcaggaacttgggccattttctactatttttccaagccatagcagagagctggatcagaagaggagcagccgggactctaactagCCAGTAGTGCATGcctggctttacctgccacaccacaatgccagtccccaccGTATCTATCTTTTAAAACCACCATGCTTTGATCTTGGTGACTCTACCCCGTCATTTTAATCCAATATAAGCATTTTCCAAAGGCACAACACTCAGATATCATAATCGCATAAAATTTCCACCTTTCATTCTTTAATCATTAATCAATTTCCATTAACATAAGAATTGGCAATACTTTAACACTTGGGCTTTTGTGGGCCACTGAGACTAGTGTTATGTCTAATGATATTGAATAAACACAAAAGGTGTCTTATATGTACTCCACCAAATCAGAACATATCATTTCTTGAACTGCTTAATTAAACTAATTTGTACAGTTTGTCTTCTTTTGGCAGAAAAGAGGAGGTCAGGAAAAGCATTGTCAGTATCAGAGGTGACCCCAAGAGCCTACATTTCCTGTCCTAGAATTGAGAATACTGGACCTTGCTCCTAAAGCTTTCTGAATCCACGTTTCCATGGACATGTATGAAGATGACTAATATCACTAGGACTCCACAGAAGTGCGCTCCCACCTCCTGGAATTGAGCACATGTTGTCATGCTTACTCCCCAGGTTCTGGTTGCGTTCTTCTGGAGAGCGTCGTGGAAAAGACCATCGATCCATCGGTTTCTGTGGAGGAATACAAAGCAGATCTTCAGAGGTTCATCGACACTGAGCAAACCGAAGCAGCTGTAGAGGAGTTCAAGGAGTGCTTCCTCAGCCAGAGCAATGAGACTCTGGCCAACTTCCGAGTCATGGTGGTATGTTGATTTTCTCATCTTCTGTCGTGTAAATCACAGACGAGGAAGGAGCAGGTTCTAAATTTATCATCAATAATGACAAACAGCGTGTGAAAAGGTTATGTAACTATAGATCTGTCCAGCTATCATAAGTTTAATCTTGTCCTTAGGGTGATTTGACACTTCATTTCAGGAATGTTCAAACAATGATATTTGAAAATGGCCAAACAGGGAAAAGAACACTTCAGAAACGCCTTACCTAACCTTCACTCTCAGGTccatgcacacagaaacacacaaattcATACATATAGATTCAGGGTGCACAGAGAGgccctcacacatacacacacacacactgggagagACACATTTTCTGTTAAGATGAAAATGTGACACCTGAAGTGACACACATTCACAGGAACAACCAAAAATAAGtttcctctttcaaaataaatggtaGAAAAGTCCTTAAAAGTTCTCAGAGTACAGCAAACAACATGTGTGCAGCTCTTGcttcattttatataaagaattcaagtGCACATGCCACGAACCATGATTTCTTTGCATACATGACTGAAATCAATGCAACATTTCTATATGGATCTCATGCATGTACAACTAGAGGTCATGGGTGTGAAAGAACCATGGCTGAAAGAATTGTTGCAAGCAGACATCAAGAGTAATGACagcaaatgctttttaaatttcagtgttcttgagatttttaaaagtttttctaaaTATCCAAATATCCTATGAATACATTACATAATAGAAAATTTAGAATTATGTCATAAATGTAGGGAGAAAAAGAGTAATGCCTGCAATTTAAGATGGAGGGGTTATTTTATCTTGAACAATCCACTTTGAATGGTTGATTTGTGTAATTAAGACATTGCTTAGGATTCgtacatattattattattatttttttgacaggcagagtggatagtgagagagagagagacagagagacaggtcttcctttttgccgttggttcaccctccaatagccgccgcggacggtgcactgcggccggttcaccacgctgatctgaagcctggagccaggggcttctcctggtcacccatgcgggtgcagggcccaagcacttgggccatcctccactgccttcccaggccacagcagagagctggtctggaagagggacaaccagggcagaatccggtgccctgaccaggactagaacccggtgtgctggcgctgcaaggcggagaatcagcctagtgagccggaaCGCCAGCCCCcacatattatattttaatggtTAGTTTTGAATCTTGATTCTGCCTCCAATTGCAGGTTCCAGTTAATTTGCATCCTGGGAGTCAGGAAGTTGTGACTGTAATGCTTAGGACCCTGCCttccaagtgggaaacccagattaagATGCAGAGTCTTGGCTTAAGCCTGACCCAGACTAGGCTGTTACAAGTATTTTGgaaatgaatcaacaaatgggagatccctctgtatgagtctttctctctctctcttttgctgtctctctctctctctctctgtctctttctctctctctctctctctcttcctccctctctcccctccccccacctctggtttcaaataaagtaaaaacaaataaattaaaaagttaaaatgtatttatatggcAGGCCTGGCAGgtcaacaggttaagctgcctcctcaGAGGCCACATCTCAGATTTGAGTGTGTGGTGGTAGTCCCACTTCTGACTGcacttcctggtaatgtgcctgggctGCAGTC from Oryctolagus cuniculus chromosome 1, mOryCun1.1, whole genome shotgun sequence includes these protein-coding regions:
- the LOC100008795 gene encoding lipophilin CL2 precursor; translation: MKVVMVLLLAALPLYCYAGSGCVLLESVVEKTIDPSVSVEEYKADLQRFIDTEQTEAAVEEFKECFLSQSNETLANFRVMVHTIYDSLYCAAY